One segment of Pontibacter akesuensis DNA contains the following:
- a CDS encoding NAD-dependent epimerase: MKILVTGTAGFVGFHLAEQLLRRGDEVVGIDNINDYYDPKLKFARLAESGIDQCLVDWHTEVQSSKHIGYRFIRMNLEDKAALMTLCAKEHFDVIVHLAAQAGVRYSITNPDAYAQSNLISFLNILEASRHNPLKHLVYASSSSVYGLNGTMPFSVKHCVDHPISLYAASKKANELMAHTYSHLYKIPTSGLRFFTVYGPWGRPDMAYFSFADAICHNKPIPVFNYGKMRRDFTYIDDIVKGVVNVIDSPAAACQGWDNTQPDPSRSSAPYCIYNIGNNQPVELLTFIRELEKCLGKEAILELKQMQPGDVTATWANIDDLIEKFNYRPDTTIEEGLRKFTDWYKAYYAIEKLQEISIEAA, from the coding sequence ATGAAAATATTAGTTACAGGAACAGCAGGATTTGTCGGTTTTCACTTGGCTGAGCAATTGTTAAGGAGAGGGGATGAAGTAGTAGGAATAGACAATATCAACGACTACTACGATCCAAAACTAAAATTTGCCCGCCTGGCTGAAAGCGGTATTGACCAATGCCTAGTAGACTGGCACACGGAAGTGCAGAGCAGCAAGCACATCGGCTATAGGTTTATCCGGATGAATCTGGAAGACAAAGCAGCCCTGATGACACTTTGTGCGAAGGAGCACTTTGATGTAATCGTGCACCTGGCTGCGCAAGCTGGAGTCCGTTATTCCATCACAAACCCCGATGCTTACGCCCAGTCTAACCTAATCAGTTTTCTGAACATACTGGAGGCAAGCCGGCACAACCCGCTCAAGCATTTGGTGTATGCCAGCTCATCCAGCGTATATGGCTTAAACGGAACTATGCCCTTTTCGGTAAAGCACTGCGTGGATCACCCCATCTCTTTGTATGCGGCCAGCAAAAAGGCGAATGAACTGATGGCCCATACCTACAGTCACCTGTACAAAATACCGACTTCCGGACTACGCTTCTTTACCGTTTATGGCCCCTGGGGCAGGCCGGACATGGCTTACTTTTCCTTCGCAGATGCCATCTGCCATAATAAGCCTATCCCGGTGTTTAACTACGGCAAAATGAGGCGGGACTTCACTTACATTGATGACATTGTCAAGGGTGTAGTAAATGTGATAGACAGTCCTGCCGCTGCTTGCCAAGGGTGGGACAATACACAACCAGACCCATCCCGCTCATCTGCCCCTTACTGCATTTACAACATTGGCAACAACCAGCCGGTAGAGCTGCTAACGTTTATCAGGGAGTTAGAAAAGTGCCTGGGCAAGGAAGCTATACTTGAACTGAAGCAGATGCAGCCTGGCGATGTGACAGCTACGTGGGCTAATATTGATGATTTGATAGAGAAGTTTAATTACAGACCGGATACTACGATAGAGGAAGGCCTCCGGAAGTTCACGGATTGGTACAAAGCCTACTACGCAATAGAGAAACTACAGGAAATCAGTATTGAAGCAGCCTAG
- the nusG gene encoding transcription termination/antitermination protein NusG → MDERWYAVYTKPRWEKKVADALTQINVTNYCPLNKVMRQWSDRRKLIQAPLLPSYVFVRLQEKQFPHLRQVPGIINLVHWLGKPAVIRDEEIEAISQFLKEHSTVKVQRAAFNVNDKVKVTSGSLMDKEGTVVAVKNNQIKVALPSLGFFMYAELDTASAVKV, encoded by the coding sequence ATGGATGAGAGATGGTATGCGGTGTATACAAAACCGCGCTGGGAAAAGAAGGTAGCTGATGCTTTAACGCAGATAAACGTCACAAATTATTGCCCGCTGAACAAAGTGATGCGACAGTGGAGTGATAGAAGGAAATTAATACAGGCGCCCTTGCTACCGTCTTATGTGTTTGTAAGGCTCCAGGAAAAACAGTTTCCGCATCTCCGGCAGGTGCCCGGCATCATCAACCTGGTGCATTGGCTGGGCAAACCTGCTGTTATCAGAGATGAAGAAATAGAGGCCATCAGCCAGTTTTTGAAGGAGCACAGCACTGTTAAGGTCCAAAGAGCCGCATTCAACGTCAACGACAAGGTAAAGGTAACATCGGGTTCTCTGATGGATAAAGAGGGCACCGTGGTAGCCGTCAAGAACAATCAAATCAAGGTGGCGCTTCCATCGCTCGGGTTCTTCATGTATGCAGAGCTTGATACGGCAAGCGCAGTGAAAGTATAG
- a CDS encoding GumC family protein produces MEKAKLNDNLVGYILFKYLPFWPLFVILLAVSMLGAWGYLRYYATPVYSATASLIVKDEKKGVNDSKMTESIDAFTSNKIVENEINVLSSHELMNKVVNRLGLYAPVFEDEEFKSVSAYITSPINIELQSPEKVKEQAKVYFTFDEQRRQLTINNKIYPLNQWLNTPYGVIRFTSNARRTIVSPNSVFYFSLVNPKAAANKLLGNVIIESPGKLSSVVNLYVRDEVPERGEDVLNTLIYAYQEETLNDRNKLAAQTLEFVEGRIQIIEKELDELEKKIVQYKSAQGAVDLNEQGKLFLQNVGNNDRRISEINLQLAVLDRVERYVISKENTTGIVPSTLGVNDPVLSQLLQKLYNTEIEHQQLSKTTAENNPIILSLTQEISSIRPSILENIQNQRDNLLASRINLLSTNNRYNAVIQNIPQKERELLEISRQQSVKNNAYSFLLQKREETVLSYAPTAEDIRIVDMASSSKKPISPKPLYAYVAAILFALGSGVALVAGKEMLNSKLLFRSEIENHIKFPIVAELSTSKSKMKAPFEKPVEVSVVEQFRQLRATMGLYGRTFTKKKIMVTSSIPGEGKSYVSTNLACSLASSGKRVALLDFDLRNPNASNLFEMRDQPGIIEFMNEEVALDEIIRDTSCSNLYLVPAGMDVGDHTELLLNGKLEQLFGYLESAMDYIIIDTPPIDLISDAYLLSEYSDITLLVMRHAYTPKNIVQRLSQSNKLASLNNVAIIFNGVKPRGYIKGQYGYGYGYGYENRYGDKTYMSRKVKA; encoded by the coding sequence ATGGAGAAGGCAAAACTTAATGATAACTTAGTAGGCTATATTTTATTTAAATATCTGCCTTTCTGGCCGTTGTTTGTTATTTTACTCGCAGTATCCATGCTAGGCGCATGGGGCTACCTGCGGTATTATGCCACGCCTGTTTATTCAGCCACTGCTTCTCTAATTGTGAAAGACGAGAAGAAGGGGGTGAACGACTCGAAAATGACGGAATCGATAGATGCCTTTACTTCTAACAAGATTGTAGAGAACGAGATAAATGTGCTTAGTTCTCATGAGTTGATGAACAAAGTGGTAAACAGGCTAGGCCTATATGCGCCGGTTTTCGAGGACGAAGAGTTTAAGTCCGTTTCTGCCTACATCACCTCCCCTATCAACATAGAACTTCAGTCGCCGGAAAAAGTAAAGGAACAGGCGAAAGTTTACTTTACTTTTGATGAGCAGCGGCGGCAACTGACAATTAACAACAAAATTTACCCGCTAAACCAGTGGCTGAATACCCCCTATGGTGTAATTCGTTTTACCAGCAATGCCCGTAGAACCATAGTCTCCCCTAACTCCGTTTTTTACTTCTCCCTTGTTAATCCTAAAGCAGCAGCCAATAAGCTGCTTGGCAACGTGATCATAGAATCACCGGGTAAGCTTTCCAGCGTTGTTAACCTTTATGTTAGGGACGAGGTGCCCGAGCGTGGAGAGGATGTTTTAAACACCTTAATCTATGCCTACCAGGAGGAAACACTTAACGACAGAAATAAATTGGCAGCGCAGACCCTGGAGTTCGTAGAGGGGCGAATCCAGATTATAGAAAAGGAGTTGGATGAGCTTGAAAAGAAAATCGTGCAGTATAAGTCTGCGCAAGGAGCCGTAGATTTAAATGAACAGGGCAAACTGTTTCTGCAGAATGTCGGCAACAACGACCGCCGCATATCAGAGATCAACCTGCAACTAGCTGTGTTGGATCGGGTTGAGCGGTACGTGATCTCGAAAGAGAACACAACAGGAATTGTCCCCTCTACATTAGGAGTAAATGATCCGGTGCTTTCCCAGCTTTTGCAGAAACTCTACAATACTGAGATCGAGCACCAGCAACTAAGCAAAACAACGGCTGAGAACAACCCTATTATCCTGTCGCTGACGCAGGAAATCAGTAGCATCAGGCCAAGTATCTTGGAGAACATACAGAACCAGCGCGACAACCTCCTGGCAAGCCGCATCAACCTTTTATCTACCAACAACAGGTATAACGCGGTTATACAAAACATTCCGCAGAAGGAAAGAGAGTTGCTGGAAATTAGCCGGCAGCAGTCTGTTAAGAACAATGCCTATAGCTTTTTACTTCAGAAAAGGGAGGAAACGGTACTCTCGTATGCACCAACTGCCGAAGATATCCGGATTGTGGATATGGCTTCATCCTCCAAGAAGCCGATTAGCCCAAAACCGCTGTACGCGTATGTGGCAGCAATTCTGTTTGCGCTTGGGTCTGGAGTGGCCTTGGTAGCCGGTAAGGAGATGCTTAACAGTAAACTGCTGTTTAGGTCAGAAATTGAAAACCACATAAAGTTTCCGATTGTAGCGGAACTGTCAACTTCTAAGTCCAAGATGAAAGCGCCATTTGAGAAGCCAGTAGAGGTTTCGGTTGTGGAACAGTTCCGGCAGTTAAGGGCTACAATGGGTTTGTACGGGCGCACCTTCACAAAAAAGAAGATTATGGTAACCTCCAGTATACCGGGTGAAGGCAAGAGCTATGTCAGCACGAACTTAGCCTGTAGCCTGGCCTCTTCAGGAAAACGGGTAGCACTCCTTGATTTCGACTTAAGGAATCCAAACGCATCCAACCTTTTCGAGATGCGCGACCAACCCGGCATTATCGAGTTCATGAATGAGGAGGTTGCCCTTGATGAGATTATAAGAGATACCTCTTGCTCCAATTTGTACTTGGTTCCGGCTGGGATGGATGTTGGCGACCACACAGAACTGTTGCTGAACGGTAAACTGGAGCAGTTGTTCGGCTACTTGGAGAGTGCCATGGACTACATCATCATCGATACACCACCTATCGATTTGATTTCGGATGCTTATCTCCTTTCTGAGTACAGCGACATTACGCTGCTGGTGATGCGTCATGCCTATACTCCAAAAAACATTGTGCAGCGCCTGTCGCAGAGCAATAAGTTAGCTTCTCTGAACAATGTAGCCATCATCTTTAATGGGGTAAAACCCAGGGGCTACATCAAGGGGCAGTACGGCTACGGTTACGGGTATGGCTACGAGAACAGGTATGGCGACAAAACATACATGTCCCGGAAAGTAAAAGCATAA
- a CDS encoding polysaccharide biosynthesis/export family protein: MKSYSFIEPVLVVALLLLGCSCAGTSEAIYFNNIQASEFADKIETLEPVIQENDLLSITISSLNPDASEMFNVSSNNSIRNANATNTISPVFGYLVERDGFIQIPLLGNIKAAGLTKEGLKNKIRQEILDRKLLISPIVDIRYLNYKVSVLGEVARPSVLTVPNEKLTFLEALGLAGDLTIYAKRDNILLIREEEGKRVLTRVDLTTNELFTSPYYYLKSNDIIYVEPNKTKIASAGALRQWLPLALSGLTLVVVSIDRLTR, encoded by the coding sequence ATGAAGTCCTACAGTTTTATAGAACCTGTTCTTGTTGTTGCGCTGCTATTGCTTGGTTGCTCCTGTGCAGGTACAAGCGAAGCCATCTACTTCAATAACATCCAGGCTTCAGAATTTGCAGACAAAATAGAGACGCTAGAGCCCGTAATTCAGGAAAATGATTTGCTGAGCATTACCATCAGCAGCCTGAACCCTGATGCATCTGAGATGTTTAACGTCTCCAGCAACAACTCCATTCGAAACGCCAATGCCACTAACACCATCTCGCCAGTTTTCGGATACCTGGTGGAGCGGGATGGGTTTATCCAGATTCCGCTACTCGGAAACATAAAAGCCGCTGGTTTAACAAAGGAAGGGCTAAAGAATAAGATTCGACAGGAGATACTTGACAGGAAGCTCTTGATAAGTCCGATTGTCGACATCAGGTATCTGAACTATAAAGTTTCTGTTTTAGGAGAGGTAGCACGCCCATCTGTTCTTACTGTGCCGAACGAAAAGCTGACCTTTCTGGAGGCGCTCGGATTGGCAGGAGACCTTACCATTTATGCGAAGCGAGACAATATACTTCTGATAAGAGAAGAGGAGGGAAAGCGCGTACTGACGCGAGTTGATTTAACCACAAACGAGTTGTTTACCTCCCCCTACTATTATTTGAAGTCAAATGACATCATTTATGTGGAGCCTAACAAAACAAAAATTGCAAGTGCGGGTGCCCTAAGGCAGTGGTTGCCGTTGGCCCTAAGCGGCCTTACACTGGTTGTTGTTAGTATCGACCGTTTGACAAGATAA
- a CDS encoding PepSY domain-containing protein has product MSTNPTSKKSISRLAGMLRNYRVYHRYLGLCLGLFLLISSITGLLLGWKKNVDLLQPPTQDGLTTDLTQWIPLADMASVATAALDSAQGMPDVPIDRLEARPDKGIVKVLFAEGYWEVQLDGGTGKVLSVAQRHSDWIEHLHDGSIISDGFKLVSMNVLGLGLLVLTLTGVSLWFFPKQIRKLKK; this is encoded by the coding sequence TTGAGTACCAACCCTACGTCTAAAAAAAGTATAAGCCGCCTTGCAGGCATGCTGCGCAACTACCGTGTATACCATCGCTACCTGGGGTTGTGCCTGGGCCTGTTCCTGCTGATAAGCAGCATAACGGGCTTGTTGCTTGGCTGGAAAAAAAACGTGGACCTGCTGCAGCCCCCAACACAGGATGGCCTGACCACAGACCTGACGCAGTGGATTCCGCTTGCGGACATGGCCAGCGTGGCTACCGCTGCGTTGGATTCTGCCCAGGGGATGCCGGATGTCCCAATCGATCGCCTGGAGGCACGCCCGGATAAAGGCATTGTGAAAGTGCTTTTTGCGGAAGGCTATTGGGAAGTGCAGTTGGATGGTGGCACCGGAAAGGTGCTCTCGGTGGCGCAAAGGCATTCTGATTGGATTGAGCACCTGCACGACGGTTCTATCATCAGCGACGGCTTTAAGCTGGTAAGTATGAACGTGCTGGGCCTCGGCCTGCTGGTGCTCACCCTAACTGGCGTGAGCCTGTGGTTCTTCCCGAAGCAGATCAGGAAGCTGAAAAAGTAA
- a CDS encoding carboxypeptidase-like regulatory domain-containing protein produces MKQLLTLFFLLLSLYAPAQTIKLQGKVLAIGSSEHLSYVNIGIRNKNIGTATDEHGSFILVLPAERSQDTLTFSAIGYQELSVPVRQLAQAQPLEIKLREKENALQEVVVTSRKMKIKKLGNTGRLPGVWGMPENKEGKDVYEFANFIRVKGKPTELLSAHFYLASGKLDSVLFRINLYKNNNGFPGERLADKNIMQRLTTKDGWISIDLQPFGVYADEDFFLGIEYLPAAGADKFAIALGAKLGGSSYSRQSSLGTWEKFVGASLSGYVTVRQ; encoded by the coding sequence ATGAAGCAACTACTCACCCTTTTCTTCCTGCTGCTTTCGCTTTATGCCCCGGCACAAACTATAAAGTTACAGGGCAAGGTGTTGGCAATAGGCAGTTCTGAGCATCTGTCCTATGTCAACATCGGCATACGAAACAAGAACATCGGTACCGCCACTGACGAGCACGGCAGTTTTATACTTGTGCTGCCGGCTGAGCGAAGCCAGGACACGCTCACTTTCTCGGCTATAGGCTACCAGGAGCTGTCGGTGCCAGTGCGGCAGTTGGCGCAGGCCCAGCCGCTGGAGATAAAGCTTCGGGAAAAGGAGAATGCCCTGCAGGAAGTGGTGGTGACAAGCCGTAAAATGAAAATCAAAAAGTTAGGTAATACCGGGCGGCTACCGGGTGTATGGGGCATGCCTGAGAACAAGGAGGGCAAAGATGTGTATGAGTTTGCCAACTTTATCAGGGTAAAGGGCAAGCCGACAGAGCTACTCTCAGCGCACTTTTACCTCGCCAGCGGCAAACTGGATTCGGTCCTCTTCCGCATTAACCTGTACAAAAACAACAACGGATTTCCAGGCGAGCGTCTGGCGGATAAAAACATCATGCAGCGCCTGACAACCAAAGACGGCTGGATCAGCATTGACCTACAGCCTTTTGGAGTTTACGCTGATGAGGACTTCTTTCTGGGGATTGAGTACCTGCCGGCAGCGGGCGCCGATAAGTTTGCTATCGCCTTAGGTGCTAAGCTCGGCGGCAGCAGCTATTCCCGCCAATCCAGCCTGGGCACCTGGGAAAAGTTTGTAGGTGCCAGTTTGAGCGGCTATGTAACGGTAAGGCAATAG
- a CDS encoding WD40/YVTN/BNR-like repeat-containing protein has translation MRTALRAALSPKLLLAGSLALLLAGHPAEAQKQKAKNKKNNTTATVDPELYNGLTWRSIGPYRGGRSATAVGVPGKPNLYYFGSVGGGVWRTTDGGATWENISDGFFGGSIGAVAVSESDPNVIYVGEGEKTVRGNVSSGHGVWKSVDAGKTWTHMGLKDSKHIGRIRIDPKNPDIVYVAAMGDLYKSHEQRGVFKSTDGGKTWNKTLFANKDAGAVDLIIDPSNPRNLYATTWNIRRTPYSLLSGGPGSGIWKSTDSGETWKNISENEGLPKGTLGIIGVAVSPVKSERVYAMVEADEGGLFRSDDSGMTWKKVNDDRNLRQRAWYYTRVYADAKDEDVVYVLNVAYHKSKDAGKTFESAYAQHSDNHDLWIDPANSSRMIIANDGGAQVTSDGGMNWSTMNNQPTGQFYRVTTDNHFPYRIYGAQQDNSTVRIAHRSNGYAITEDDWEETAGSESAHLAVDPKNPEVVYGGNYGGFLSRVNHNNMQERVINVWPDNPMGHGAEGMKYRFQWNFPILFSPNDPNKLYTTSNHVHVTQNEGQTWETISPDLTRNDSTKLGPSGGPITKDNTSVEYYGTIFAINESKLEPGVIWTGSDDGLIHVTRDGGKNWTNVTPKKMPEWIMVNSIDPHPTIKGGAYVAASMYKSGDFRPYLYKTTDYGKTWDKITDGIPENHFTRVVRADQKRPGLLYAGTEYGMYLSFDDGKNWQPFQMNLPLTPITDLTIKNDNLIAATQGRSFWLIDDITPLHQLNASMANSKVHLYKPLDTYKLDGGSRADLKVAGQNHPGGVMVHYYLPNKPDTATVVKLEIMDPSGKLIRSYASNAKEKNEQLEVKEGLNRFVWNMRYPDASKFDGLILWGGGTQGPEAIPGTYTAKLTVNKESQEQPFAILQDPRTKASPEDLQAQFTFLMDVRNKLTETHDAIKDIRTMRGQLKTLTGSLKGNDSYKDIVEQANSIEKKMTKIEDTLYQTKNRSGQDPLNYPIRLNNKLANLVGQVSTGDFRPTDQAYDFKKEITAQIDAQLDLLKQVMEQDVPALNKLIQQKNVDFISVEKKEEKVKESEPTSSKQ, from the coding sequence ATGAGAACAGCATTACGCGCTGCACTTTCACCCAAACTGCTGCTAGCTGGTTCGCTGGCTTTGCTCCTGGCGGGGCACCCGGCCGAAGCCCAGAAGCAGAAAGCCAAGAACAAGAAAAACAATACCACCGCTACCGTAGACCCGGAACTATACAACGGCCTTACCTGGCGCTCTATCGGACCCTACCGTGGTGGGCGCTCTGCCACGGCAGTTGGTGTACCGGGCAAACCAAATCTATACTACTTCGGCTCGGTGGGTGGCGGCGTGTGGCGCACCACCGATGGCGGTGCTACCTGGGAGAACATCTCCGATGGCTTCTTTGGCGGCTCCATCGGGGCGGTGGCTGTGAGCGAGTCTGACCCGAACGTGATTTACGTGGGCGAAGGCGAGAAAACGGTGCGCGGCAACGTGTCGTCGGGGCATGGTGTGTGGAAGTCGGTGGATGCCGGCAAAACCTGGACGCACATGGGCCTGAAAGACTCCAAGCATATCGGCCGCATCCGCATCGATCCCAAAAACCCGGACATTGTATATGTGGCGGCAATGGGCGATCTGTACAAATCGCATGAGCAGCGCGGTGTGTTCAAGAGCACCGATGGCGGCAAAACCTGGAACAAAACCCTTTTTGCGAATAAGGATGCCGGTGCCGTTGACCTGATCATCGACCCATCCAACCCGCGCAACCTCTACGCCACTACCTGGAATATCCGCCGCACGCCCTACAGCCTGCTTTCGGGTGGCCCGGGCTCTGGCATCTGGAAAAGTACCGACAGCGGCGAAACATGGAAAAACATATCTGAAAACGAAGGCTTGCCGAAAGGCACGCTTGGAATAATTGGTGTAGCTGTGTCGCCGGTAAAATCGGAGCGCGTGTATGCCATGGTTGAGGCGGACGAAGGGGGCCTTTTCCGCTCCGACGACAGCGGCATGACGTGGAAAAAAGTAAACGACGACCGTAACCTGCGCCAGCGTGCCTGGTACTACACCCGCGTGTATGCCGACGCGAAGGATGAGGACGTAGTGTACGTGCTGAACGTGGCCTACCACAAAAGCAAAGACGCCGGCAAAACCTTCGAGAGCGCCTATGCTCAGCACAGCGACAACCACGATCTTTGGATTGATCCGGCCAATTCGTCGCGCATGATTATTGCCAACGATGGCGGCGCACAGGTGACCAGCGACGGAGGTATGAACTGGAGCACTATGAACAACCAGCCAACCGGGCAGTTCTACCGCGTTACCACAGACAATCATTTCCCGTACCGCATTTATGGTGCACAGCAGGATAACTCTACTGTGCGCATCGCACATCGCTCCAACGGCTACGCTATCACAGAAGATGATTGGGAAGAGACAGCAGGATCAGAAAGCGCACACCTGGCGGTAGACCCGAAGAACCCAGAGGTTGTGTATGGCGGCAACTACGGCGGCTTTTTGTCGCGGGTAAACCACAACAATATGCAGGAGCGCGTGATAAACGTGTGGCCGGACAACCCGATGGGCCACGGTGCGGAAGGCATGAAATACAGGTTTCAGTGGAACTTCCCGATCCTGTTTTCTCCAAATGACCCGAACAAACTCTACACCACGTCGAACCACGTGCACGTAACGCAGAACGAGGGCCAGACCTGGGAAACCATCAGCCCGGACCTGACGCGAAACGATTCTACCAAGCTCGGCCCGTCTGGCGGACCGATTACCAAGGATAACACCAGCGTGGAGTACTATGGCACCATCTTCGCCATCAACGAATCGAAGCTGGAGCCGGGTGTAATCTGGACAGGTTCGGATGACGGCCTGATCCATGTGACGCGCGACGGCGGCAAGAACTGGACAAACGTAACGCCGAAGAAAATGCCGGAGTGGATCATGGTGAACAGCATCGACCCGCACCCAACCATTAAAGGCGGTGCCTACGTGGCGGCTAGCATGTATAAATCAGGCGACTTCCGCCCATACTTATACAAGACCACTGACTACGGCAAAACTTGGGACAAGATAACAGACGGTATTCCGGAGAACCACTTCACCCGCGTGGTGCGTGCCGACCAGAAACGCCCGGGCCTGCTTTACGCCGGTACCGAGTATGGCATGTACCTTTCGTTTGATGATGGCAAAAACTGGCAGCCGTTCCAGATGAACCTGCCCCTCACGCCAATCACGGATCTTACCATCAAGAACGATAACCTGATTGCCGCCACGCAAGGCCGTAGTTTCTGGTTGATAGATGACATTACGCCACTGCACCAACTTAACGCAAGTATGGCCAACAGTAAAGTACACCTTTACAAGCCGCTGGATACTTACAAACTGGATGGCGGCAGCCGCGCTGATTTAAAAGTTGCCGGCCAAAACCATCCGGGTGGCGTGATGGTGCATTACTACCTGCCTAACAAGCCAGATACCGCTACTGTGGTGAAGCTGGAGATTATGGACCCAAGCGGCAAGCTTATCCGTAGCTACGCCAGCAATGCGAAGGAGAAGAACGAGCAACTGGAAGTAAAAGAGGGTTTGAACCGCTTTGTGTGGAACATGCGCTATCCGGATGCCAGCAAATTTGACGGACTTATACTTTGGGGCGGCGGCACACAGGGACCAGAGGCAATCCCCGGCACCTACACAGCCAAACTGACGGTGAACAAGGAGAGTCAGGAGCAGCCATTCGCCATTCTGCAGGACCCGCGCACCAAAGCATCGCCGGAAGACCTGCAGGCGCAGTTTACGTTCCTGATGGATGTGCGCAACAAACTGACCGAGACGCATGATGCGATCAAGGACATCCGCACCATGCGCGGCCAGCTCAAAACCCTAACGGGCAGCTTGAAGGGCAACGACAGCTACAAGGACATTGTGGAGCAGGCCAACAGCATCGAGAAAAAGATGACGAAGATTGAGGATACGCTGTACCAGACAAAGAACCGCAGTGGCCAGGACCCGCTCAACTACCCGATTCGCCTCAACAACAAGCTCGCGAACCTGGTGGGCCAGGTCAGCACCGGCGACTTCCGCCCAACCGATCAGGCTTATGATTTCAAGAAAGAAATCACCGCGCAGATTGATGCGCAGTTGGATCTTCTGAAGCAAGTGATGGAGCAGGATGTGCCTGCGCTAAACAAGCTGATCCAGCAGAAGAATGTTGATTTTATCAGTGTTGAGAAAAAGGAGGAGAAAGTAAAGGAATCCGAGCCCACTTCGTCTAAGCAGTAA
- a CDS encoding NYN domain-containing protein: MNNSQKDTKSNKMAMLIDGDNAQPSLIVKLLAEAGKYGAPTIRRIYGDWTTPQMNGWKDCLNNHAIQPIQQFRYTVGKNATDSALIIDAMDLLHSELVDGFCIVSSDSDYTRLATRIREEGIFVMGIGQRKTPKPFVNACNIFIFTENLTDNIDERKIEVAEKIEENASNQQRLNPVPMLKEAFTMSADEDGWAHLGAMGTNLRQLDPSFDPRTFGYGQLLQLMQAHKDIFTIRKEDDKGRSAVYIKRKDKRRANPQPRKKAKAEQGKKPDAVEQA, encoded by the coding sequence ATGAATAATTCTCAAAAAGATACGAAGTCGAACAAGATGGCCATGCTGATTGACGGCGACAACGCTCAGCCCAGCCTGATTGTAAAACTGTTAGCCGAAGCCGGCAAGTATGGTGCACCCACCATCCGCCGCATTTACGGCGACTGGACTACCCCACAAATGAACGGCTGGAAAGATTGCCTGAACAACCACGCTATCCAGCCTATCCAGCAGTTTCGCTACACGGTAGGCAAAAACGCCACCGACAGTGCCCTTATCATTGATGCCATGGATTTGCTCCACTCCGAGCTGGTAGACGGTTTCTGCATCGTCTCTTCTGATAGTGACTATACCCGCCTGGCCACCCGGATTCGGGAAGAAGGCATTTTTGTGATGGGCATTGGCCAGCGCAAGACACCCAAGCCTTTCGTAAACGCCTGTAACATCTTTATCTTCACCGAAAACCTGACCGATAACATTGACGAGCGCAAGATAGAGGTGGCTGAGAAGATAGAGGAAAACGCCTCAAACCAGCAGCGCCTGAACCCAGTGCCTATGCTGAAAGAAGCCTTCACGATGTCGGCGGATGAGGACGGCTGGGCACATTTAGGCGCCATGGGTACCAACCTGCGGCAACTGGACCCCAGCTTTGACCCCCGCACCTTTGGCTACGGCCAGCTGCTCCAGCTCATGCAGGCGCACAAAGACATTTTCACGATCCGGAAAGAGGATGACAAAGGACGCTCGGCCGTTTACATCAAACGCAAGGACAAGCGCCGCGCTAACCCCCAGCCCCGCAAGAAGGCAAAAGCAGAGCAAGGCAAAAAGCCTGATGCAGTAGAACAAGCATAG